A segment of the Catenuloplanes nepalensis genome:
CAGCTGCACCAGGCGCGTGAGGCCCGCGAGGCGGCCCGGCTGCTGCGCATGGCGGCGCACATACGCGGACCTGCGGGAACAACCCGGCCGCTAACCCCGGGGCGTAACCGTCGCCACGACCCGGCGGCCCCAGACGCGCCGGGACGCAGCACCTGACGCGGACGGGGAGGAACCGGTGGAGCACATCGGGCAGGACCAGCACCCGGACTTTCTCGCCGAGACCGGGCAACGCCTCGGTCAGAGCCTTGCCGTTCTCGCCACGCTCGGCGAAGCTGCTGCCCGGCTTGCCGCCGTCGAGATCCGGCGCCGGCAGTGGCGTGAGGCCCAGGACGAGCGCCGCGATGCCCGCCGCACCGGACGGCCCGGCCGGCCGCCGAGCCCGACCTCACCCGAGGCCGAACTCCAGCAGGCGAGGAAACGCGACCGGCGCCTCATCGGTAAAGCCCTCGACGATGCCTGGCTCGGCCGCGCCGACCTGCTCGACCTCGCCACTGTCTGGCGCGCCGCCCGGCTCCGCGAGACCCAGTTCCGCGAGGCGCGCGCCGCCGCGGAGCAGGTCGAGGACCGGCTCCGCGATTTCTACCCCGGACCCATGCGACGGTACGACGACGCGGTCCGCGCTGGCGTCGGTCGAGCACAGGCAATGCGCGCCGCCGTCGAGGAGATGGCCCGGACCCCGGTCATGCGCGCCCATGGCGGGCGGCGCTCCGCTGCGATCAACCCCGGCACCGGAGTGATGATCAGCCCGGATGACCTCGACACGGCGATTCGCCAGGAGCGAGGCCGCTTGGCCGATGGCCTCGACCGCCAGTGCATCGCGGACCTCCGGCGGCACGGCGCCGCAGGACATGCCGCCGCCGATCACCTGGAGCAGATGCTGGCAGCCCACCTCGCCGCTACTACGACCCCGCCCACGCCCGGCGGGGGATCGCAGACTGCAGGATCGAGTTCCCCCGGTCGCATACCGCCGCAGACGGCCTTCACCTGGTATCCCGAAGGGACGCGCGGCGACGGAGTCCTACCCGCTCACGTCGCAGGTCTCCGCCCTGCAAACGCCTCCCCGATCGTGCCCTTTCGCGCCGAGGCAAGGCGATCCCGGTGACTGATCCGTCAGCCGAGCGGCCGGAATCCGAGAGTGAGCCGGGCGCACCTCTGTATGCCGACGTCGAAGGCTGGGTGGCCGGGTACTTCGCGCCGATGTTCCTCCACCGCGTCGTCGGCAACACCCGCGCGAAGTGGTGCCCGCGCTGGTGGGACCACGCCGAGGCAATCGCCCGCCTCACCCTGCTCTGGAACACGTGGGAAGCCGCCCGCTGGGAACCCGCCGCCAAGCCCGGATGGTGGCTCGACCTCGACCACCACCTGCCCATCCTGCTCAGCCCCGACGGCCCGTTCCGCACCTGCCGCCAACACGACGACCACCGCCTCGGACGACATGACCCGGCCGGGAGCCCTTCCACCGATCCGACACCGGAGAACTGGTGGAACGCATGACCCTCGCGGACGAGGTTTCGATCCACGGCTCCTGTCCCGGCGGAGGCAGGTGTGTGAGATTGGGGTCCGGGTCAGCGGATGCCGACGAGCGCTTTCGAGTCGCGAAAGTAGCTGACGCGCGGGCGACCGCCGGTGCATTTCGTCTGTAAGCACATCGGACAGTGCACGAGGGGCGACCAGACGGTTTCGTCGACGACGAAACGTGGTCATGAAGCCGGCACCATCGGAGTATGGCGATCTTGCAGGTGGAGCGAGGAGCATCACCGCGTGCACGCGACGATCACGCTTGACGATGACCGAATCCAGGATCTCCCCTCGCTCTACGCCTGGCTCCAACAGGACGACGAGTTCCGTGGCCGGGTCACGGCAGTTGCCGGGAAGCTTCGACCAGGGGACATGGGCGGGGCCACGGAGACGCTCATGGTCGCGCTGGGCGCCGGAGGCGCCGTAACCGCCCTCATTTCCGCGGTCGGCGGCTGGCTCACGGCGCGGCGGACAAAACTCAGCATCGAGATCAACGACGGTGACCGCAGCCGGCGCGTCGAGATCGACTCGGCCAACGCCGGAGCGGCAGCGAAACTGCTGCGGGAGGTATTCGAGGCGACGGGCGACCCGTCGTGACCACGCGCCTGCCGGATCGACACCGATCCAGCGCTCTGCTGGTGGGAACGGCCCAGTTCGCCAGCGACGCGGTCACCGACCTGCCGTCCGTGGCCAACAACGTCGCGGTCTTAGCCGAGGCGCTCACCGATCCCTCCACCGGGATCGTGGATCCTGATCGCTGCCGCCAGCTGATCAATCCGCGGGCCCAGGACGAGTTCGGCGCCGCCCTCGACGAAGCGGTAAGTACCGCCGGCGACACCCTGATCGTCTACTACGCCGGGCACGGTCTGCTCACTCCACGCGGTGCACTCCACCTCGCCGTAGCCAACACCGATCCGGCCCGTGTCGCGTATACGGCAGTGCCGATCGAGTGGATCCGCCTCGCTTTGGCGGACAGCCCGGCGAAGAATCGGATCCTGATCCTCGACTGCTGCTTCTCCGGGCACGCGGCATCCGCGATGACCTCCGTTCCCTCGGCGGTGACTGCCGCGATCGACATCAGCGGCACCTTCACCGTCACCTCCTCCCCGGCGACGTCGACGTCGATCGCGCCGCCCGGTGACCGTTTCACCGCCTTCACCGGTGAGCTGCTCAGGGTGCTGCGCGACGGCATTCCGGGCGCCGGGGACCTGCTCTCGATGCGCGACATCTATACGGCGCTCGTCCGCGGGCTGCACACGCGCGGCATGCCGCGTCCACAACACCTCGGCACCGGGCTCTCCGGCCACATCGCGCTTGGCCCGAACCCGGCTCGTGAATCCCAGAAGCCTGCAGCTGCCCAGAAAAGAGCACCTTCAGAGCCGCCGACTGTCCGCATGGAGAAGGACGACGCGCCGGAGGCGAACCACCAGGCGCTGGAAAAGCGATTCCACGACGCCCTCGTTGCGGGCTACCGGGCCATGAAACGCGAGCTCAACTACAACGCGACCATCTACATCCGCATGATCTCCACGTCGGGTGGACTCGGCGCCGCCCGTCAGCTTATTCACGCGACCTCGGTGTCCAGCGGTTTCACCACGCTCTGGGAGAAGGGCCGCCTCGACCTCACCGTGGAAGCATTCGTGCTTCAGGAACCCTGGTCGGTTCTGTTCACCGATGAGGAGCTGCGGATCGCCCGCGATCGACTTGCCGAGTACGGCTACCACCCGAATTGACTGGAAGCCTTTGATCATTCATATGGCGGTGGATCTTGTTTTGATTACGACCGCCCAGCTGACCTGGTCCGGGTGGACTTCTCCACGACCTGACCAGGAGACACCGGCAACGCAGTGCTGCTCGCGCTATCGATGTTGCGTCGCTGCTGGGTTGAGTCCGTGTCCGTCTGCCGTACGCCGATGCGGTACCGCGGGGAGTGCCGGAGCCGGACCCCTGCTGGTCGTAGCATTCCTTCCCTGCGCGGCGACCTGCGGGGCGGTTGCCCTGATCCGAACAACGACCATGTTCGCCGACGGCGCAGCTCGTTGCAGCTCTTCGAGTGCGAGGTCTGGTGGCCGTCCCTCGACCAGTTCACGGATCGAAGCGGCAGGCAGATGCACGCACCCGTGCCCGGAGATAGCGATCTGAGTGTACGGCCGGTCGATGTAGTTGACTCTGATGCTGCCGCTGCGGACCGTAGCTGTCGGGTCCGCGGTCGGGTGGCCGGTGAGTGTGGTGAACGAGCGGGTGGTGGCGCCGTAGGCCGTGATCTTGCCGGCCCAGGCGACGGTGAGCCGCCTTGTTGACGTTGCGGAGGCGCTGGTGAGGACCGCGATCATGGCGTCGCCTTGCTCGATGCCAGGGCGAGAGAAGCGGGCGTTGACGGCGGTACGGGCGAGTTCGATGGCATTGCGCGCGCCGATGCTGGGTGCGGTCCGGGCGGCGATGTCGGCGGCGAGGTGTGCGGCCACTCGGTCGGCGGGTGCGTCGGTGAGGCCTTCCGTGAGTACCCAGGCGGTGATGCCGGTCGACGGGTCGTGATGCACGCGCACCGCTGCCGACCTGTCCGGCGGACAGTGGTAGGCGTACTCAACTCCAGGTAGCCGGGCGTCGGGAAGCCGGGTTAGACCGACCGCGAACGTCTCACGCTGGCGGGCGGCCGGCTGGGGCGGTGGTTCCTCCGGAGTGGGGTAGACGGCTTCGAGCACGGTGAGTGGATCGAGGCGGAGCCGTTCTGCGAGATCGGCGCAGAGAGCGCTGGCGTGCGCGGTATCGCGTGCCGCGGTGTCGGCGACGAGCGGCGCGACGTGGCGCAGCGCGGCGATCTGGCCGGGCACCTCGTCGAGCCGATGACGGGTGAGGCGCTGCGAGATCAGCAGATCGGCGAGCGGTTGCCGGTGATGTTCGAGAAAGTGCTCGGCGGCGTCGCGGCCGCGGACGACGAGTTCCGCCGGGTCCGTCGCGGCGGGCAGCGCTACGGCTTCAAGTGGGCCGGGCCAGTCGCGGAGGAGTTCGTAGGCGCGGTCGGTGGCGGTGCGCCCTGCGTAGTCGGCGTCGAGCGCCAGGACCAGCGGCGTACCGGCAGGAACCGCCTCGCGGAGCGCGGCGACCTGCTCTGCGGTCAGGGCAGTACCGCAGGGCGCGACTGCCGCGCACGGCCCGGTGCTCGTGCCGAGTCGTGCCAGGGCGACGACGTCAGCGGGTCCTTCGACGACGAAGACGGCCGCGGGTGGCAGGTCGCGGGCGGTGAGTTCGGCGAGGCCGTACAGGTGGTCGCGTTTGCGGTAGATCGGGGTGGTGACGGTGTTGCGGTACTTGGGTGCGCCGGGCCAGTCGGAGACGTCGCGGCCGGTGAACGCGATGACCGCGCCGTCGTCGGTGCGGCGGATGGGGAACATGACGCGTTCGCGGAAGATGTCGATGACGTTCCCGGTGCGGGCCGTGGTGACGAGGCCGGCAGCCAGGAGCTCGGCGTCGGTGTAGCCGCGCTCGTGGAGGTGGTCGCGGAGCGCGGTCCAGCCGCCTGGTGCGTAGCCGAGTGTCCACGGTGCCCGATGGGCGGTGGCGGCGATGATGTCGCGGCTGTTGAGGTAGCGCAGGGCTGGCAGTGCTCCCGGCAGTTGTCGACCGTAGAAGCCGGCGGCCTCCTCATGCGCGGCGATGAGTCGGCCAGGCGGAGGTACGCTCATCGATCCTCCTCAGGCATTTCACTCGCGGGCAGATGCGGGTGGGCCGCGGCGAGCAGGTTCTGCATCCGCTCCCGGTCTGCGGCGTCGGAGATGGCGTCGATGGCTGCTGCGGTGTCGGCGGTGAGTTCTGCGGCGTGCGGGCCTTGGAACCAGGGGTGGAGTGTGAGGAGCGCGGGTCGGGTGCCGGTGGCGAGGAGGATAGCGGTCCCGCGCCGGATCGCGCGGATGTCCTCCGGGCCGAGGATCCGCTGGCGTCGTACCGATATCTGCCGTGAGGTGTGTCCGGTGGCGTCGCGGGTGAGGGAGAGGGTGGCGACGTCGTGTTCGCCGATGAGGGTGGACATGTCGGCGGCGAAGCGCGGATCGTCGGCGCCGGCACCGACAAGTTTGATCGTGGCGGCGCCCCAGAGGGTGCCCATGCCGCGTTCGCCCCAGACGGTGGCGCCTTGGTGGTAGGTCTGCAGGATCGTGACCAGGTCGATGCCGCGCCCGCCGAAGTGCGAATACAGCTGCGGTAGGTCGGCGAGCGGGCAGATGTTCGCGGCCTCATCCAGCATGCACAGCATCGGCGGATCAAGGCGCCCGCCGAGACCTTCGGCCCGGCGGACGGCGTACCGCATGATCTGGTCGGTGAGCGCGGCGACGAGCGGCCCGGACGACCCGGCCCCGTCCTTGGACAGCAGGAAGATCGTGTCCGTGGAGACCGGGAACGCGTCCGGGTCGAACTGTGGCAGCAGCAGGTCCGGGACGTTGACCCAGGCCATGACGCGCGGGTCTTGCAGGCATTTCGCGGCGGTACGCGCCGTCTCGTAGATGCCGTCGCGGGTCTCGGCCGCGCCGTTCTGCCGGCCACGCAGCGCTCGGGCGGTCTGCGGGTAGCCGTGGCCGAACAGCAGCCCCACCGGCTCGTCGTCGGTGGCGTCCGCGAGCCAGGTCTGGACGTCGTTCATGCCCGCGTCGGAGATCGCGGCGGCGAGGATGAGGCTGGCGAGGAGGTCTTCGGCGGCGAGGAGCCAGAAGTCCTCGCCGCGGTCGCGGCGCATCGGCTGGATGAAGTGCGACGCCATCCGGGCCGCGTCCTCGACCGTGCCGATCGCGGCGAGCGGATTCCACCACCAGGTCTGGCCTGTGCGGGTGATGGCCTGCGGGTCGAACAGCCACACCGTGCCGGCCCGTGCCCGGCGCCGGTGGGTGGTGGCCCACACGTCGGCCCGGTTGGACGTGGCCAGGACGGCGCCAGGAGCATCAAGAATTTGCGGTACGGCGATCGCGGTGGTCTTCATCGCCCGCGGACCCATCACGGCCAGGATCCCGTCCTCCCACGACGCGCGCAGGAACGGGCCACGCCGTCCGCGGGGGAGTTGGAGCGTGCCGAGCGGCAGCCCGATATCGGCCGGACGCAACGGCCGGTCGGCCAGCCCGTGACGCAGCGTCCGCGCGCGTGTCTCCGCGCCGGCCGGTGCGAGCCCGGCCACCTCACCAGCGCGAGCGAGTGAGGGGAGTGGATCGTCGGCGTGGCCGCGGCGGGCCTGCCAGCACAGCCAGCCGCCCACCGCCGGCGCGAGCACGCCTACCACGAGGATTGCGAAGAGCACTGCTACCGCAAGCCGGTTGACGCCCGGATAGGCGGTATCCCAGCTGCCGTGCAGGACGGCGACGATGAACTGCTGACCGAACGCCGGTCCGGCCGTACGTCCGGTAATCCACGCGGTTAGCTGCCCGGCGGCCCACGCGAGCCAGGCCAGCCCGATCGCGGCCCAGAAAGCGCCGAGGATGACGAACGGCGTGAGCGGCATGGTTCCGGCGGTGGAGCGCGGGGTGACCGGGCGGGGGCCAAAGCCGCTCACGGCCGTACCGCCGTGTCGGTGTCAAAGAGGTCCGGCTCGTCGCCGACGAGCCGCATCCCGACCGGCAGACCCGGCCCTTCACCGGTCTTGATCAGGTAGCGGCCGCGGCCGGGGTGGGACCGGCCGGGAATCAGCGCCTCAGGTGCGGCCCAGGACGAGACCAGCGCCCGTTCCGCCGCCGACAACCGCACCACCGTGCTGATCCGGTCGAGTTCGCGGCCCGGGAGCGCCGCCAGGATCTTGATCGCGGCGCGTTCGAAGAAGCCACGGGCCTTGGCCCGGTCCTCGTCGGTGGGTAGCGCGTCGAGGTCGTCTAGACTGTGGGTGATCATGAGGGTGCCCATGCCGAGCGGCCGCGACAGCCGGGTCAACGCATCCGCGTGATCGACGAGGCCGGGTGCGCCGCGCAGTGCCCGCCACAACTCGTCCATCACGCCGAAGAACTGCCGGCGTGGTGCGAGATCGTGGGCGGCGAGCGCGGCCGATGCGTCCACGACGGCGAACGTGTATGCCCAGGTGCACAGCATCGCGATCGCGACGAGCTGGTCCCCGGCCGCGGCGGTCTGGGAGATGTCCACGCTGACCGCGGGCGCGTCGAGGTCGATCGGTGTGCTGGTCGGCCCGTCCAGCACACCGCGCAGCGACCCGTCGCACAACAGCGTCAGCGTCGCCACCAGATCTGCGGCCTGCTCGTCATGGCTGACACTGAGGCGTACCTCGTCGGGTCCTTCGCGGAGCACGGTGAGGACGTCCGGGATGGTCGGCTGCCGGTCCAGGCGTGCGTCGAGCAGGTCGACGGCCCTGCCGAGCAGGTCGACGGCCCTGCCGAGCAGGTCGACGGCCCTGCCGAGCAGCACCTCCTCGGCGTTGCTGATCCGGCCGCCACGCACGAGCGTGCCGAGCGCGAGCAGCAGCGCCAGCCGTCGGCCGCGGACTTCCAGCCGTAGCCGTTCCGCTTCCCGCTGCGGCAACCGGGCCAGCGCGGCACCGAGCGGGCCGGAGTCGAGCGGGTTGATTCGGTCCAGGCCGCGGCCGACCCGGATCACCTGCCCGCCGAGCCGGTGGACGAGCCGGGTGTAGTCCGGTTTCGTGTCGCCGAGGATCAGTACCCGCGTGCCGAACCCGGCCATCCCGGTGATCAGGCGTTTCGCGAGGGCGCTCTTGCCAGCGCCGGGCTGGCCCAGCAGGAACATGCCCGGATTTGTCACCAACCCCGCCCGCAACCACTCCAGCGGGTCCAGGCAGCAGGTCTCGCCCCACAGCAGGTGCCGGCCGATCGGCACCCCGACCGGATGCGCCCTCCGGGAACAGTTTCAGCGACGGGACCAGCACCCACCAGCTCGCCGACAGATCGATCAGGAACTGCTCCGCCGTGACGATCATCCGCGCCACCGGGGCGAACAGCCCGCCACCTGCGGCCAGCATCAGACACGCGGTGTCCCACGGGGCGCACATGCTGATCACCGCTCCGCCGGGAACCACAGGAACCCGGACGTGTCCGCGGCAACCCGGGCGTCATCGCCCCACAGACCGTCGCGCGGGGCCACAACCCGCCAGTCACCGCCGAGCCAGCGGGTCTGGACCCGCAGCTCGATCAGCGTGGGCTGCCACGTCCCCGGGCCCTCGATCAACAGCCACACCTCGGCGTCAAGGCCCGACAGAGTCACCCGGTATCCGCGAGCCACCGCGTAGAGCTGGCCCGCCGGCGCCCCGTACGCGACCCCGAGACGAGCGCGCGCCTGGTCGTATTCCTCGGCAAGGTTCCGTGCCAGCGCCACAGCGTGATCACCGACCACCTGGTCCCGCAAAGTCTGCTCGAACACCAACGGGCCGACCTGCGGCGACAACCGCAGACTCACATGTGCCGCGGCCAGCACCGCACCCAGCTCCGAGAACTCGAAGCCGTGCGCCACACCCGCCGACGTGTCCCGCGGGCCGGCTGATCGGGACACCGGGAGCCGAGCACCCGCCACCGACATCCAGCTCAGATCACTCGCGTCCGACGGCGCCGCCTCGCCCTCTGGCGGGACGACCGCGGTACCGGTGGAACCGGGAATCGAGACGGCCATCCCGGATGCGGTCGGGTGCGTCCCGACCTCATCGCGCTGTTCGTGAAATCCCAGCAGCCCGGCAACTGTCGCGACGATCGCCACTACGAAGGCCGCTCCCGATGCTGCCACCGTCGCGGTACGCCGGCGCGCCTGCATCCCGATCTCGTCCCGCATGGCCGGCTACCTGACCACCACGCCGACAACGGTCGCCCCGACCGCCGCCAACGTCAGCCCACCGAGCACCCATGGAATCCCGGCCGCACCATCGACTGCGGTCGCCGACCGGTTCCGGCGGCCAAGGATCATCATCCCGCCGCAGATGAACATCCCCAGGACGCCAGCTACGACCAGCACCCACTTACCCCAGCCGAGGAACGTCTCCGCTACCGGCGCCAATCCCGGAATCGGCACCGGCGTCGGATCCGGCACCAACGGCGTCGGCGCAACAGCCGCCTCCAACACAGCTACAGCCCAACCCACCAACATCAGCCACCTCCACGCTCAACCACCCGGCACAGAAGCACAGGCGGATCAGCGGGAGACTTCATCGGCAGCGTTAGCGGCTTGGTATCCGGGAGTGCCGACAACCTCACCCGCTGACGCGCGAGTCGTGCAGGATCTCGTGTGCGGCGCGCTCGACCTCGACGGCCTCGGGGCGCGACTTCACCGTCCGGTATTCGACGGTGAAGTGAAGAGGACACCGGTCGGCCGAAGCTTCCTGGTGCGGTCGTCCGGCAGGTGACTCGTAAGGCCGACCCTGATCATCCCGGGCATCGCCGGATTCGACAGGACATAGACGAAACCCGCCATGTATCCCACGGCGGCAAACACTACCGCCGTGGTCGGACATTTCGGCCCGGCGTCTGTGGGACCGCCGGGCCTGCCTGCTGGCGTGTCGCCTATCCGATGGTGATGACCTCTACGTCGATGTTGGCAGCGCGCAGCTGCCGCACGGCCCGATACATCGCGACCTGGGCGAACGTGAACAGCGTTCTTGAGGTCACGCGGGCGCCGGACTTCAATGCGATCGCGTAGACGACCTTGGCCGGAGCGAAGTCGTGCGGCACCGCGCGCTTTCCGGCGGACACCGAGTGGACCCGCGCCGCGAATCGCTCGCGCGCGAGCGGCTCCTGCCGCAGCGCCTCGGCCGAGACGATGCCCTGGGCGAACAGATGGCTGAGCAGCGATGAGCGGTCGGCGCGCTTGACGTGGATCAGCTCGTCGTTCGGCCCGAGCAGGTCACACGCTTCGATCCCCTGCCCGCGGCGGTGCAGTCCAGACTTGACGAACTGCTGGTCCAGGCAGAGGTAGCCCGGCTGACCGGCGGCGGCCTTGTTGTAGGCGGCCTCGGTCGTGATCGAGGCATCCCAGACCGGAAGCGACACCGTGGACGGCGCGGTCAAGATCGTGTCGATCTCGGTGCGGAGGAAGTCGAGGTAGCGCTCGCCGATCTCATACCACTGCCCTTCCAGATACACCATCCGCGCCGCACCGTCCGGGATCTCGGCGGCGAGCCACCTGTGCGCGGGGGCCTCGACGGGCTCGGTCAGCCCGTCGACCTCCATGCCGATCATTCCGGTCTTGAGCGCGTTCAGACGCTTGCCATCACCCCGGTAGCGGACGGTCCGCAGCACGTCGGACAGCTCGAGGTCGTCGATGCTGACCGGACGGGATCCGGGGACGGCGATGCGGAAGGCGTTCGCCGAGGCGGCGTACTCGGCCTGGCTGGACGGCAGCGACAGCCCGATGCTCGCCGGGTCGTCCTGGCCGAGCAGGTCGTCGAGCATACGGTCCAGCCGCGCGGTGCGATGGCCGGGCTTCACCGGCTGCACCTGCGCGATGAACTCCAGCTCGGGGGCGGGGGAGGAGGTCGCGCAGATCCGCGAGATCTCCCGCAGATCGGTGAGCAGCCCGAGCGCGTCGGTGCTCAGCGGCACCTGCAGCGAGGTGCCGCCGGTGATGGTCGGCAGACGGCGGGACAGACGGGTCGCGGACAGCGCAGCGTCGCCGGCGAGTGCGCCCTTTATCTGGCCGACGATCTCACCCCAGGTCTCGACCGAGAACGCACGGATCGACTGGCCGCCGAGCACCGAGTTGTGGTCGACCCGGCCGTTCGCGTCGAAGACCCGCCGCTGGAGGGCCTTGACCGCGCCGGGGTCGATGCTGCGGATGGCGAAGTCGATCCCGAAGCCGGGCTCGACGAGGCCCGCCTGGAAGAGGTGCCGTCCGATCTGGCCGTAAGCGAGCCCGTACACGATGTCGTCGACGGCGAGCAGGATCGCGCTGCCCGCGGTGCTGTAGCCGATCGCGACGTCGACGCCGGTGAGCCCGCCGACGATGTCGCACCACTCGGCCGTCGCGCGCGGCACGACGCCGTGCACCAGCAGCGCGGGAACTCCCGCGATCGAGACGTCCTCGACGGTGAAGTCCTTCTCGGCAAGGTAGTCCATGTTCAGTGCGCGCAGCAGGCCGTCACGGTTCGCGGGCGTGTCCAGGCGATAGACGGTGGTGCGGTGCACGTCCATCGCCCGGTCCGTCGTGGTCGGCTTCTGCTGCCGTGGCACGAACGGCAGCGCCAGCTGCATGCACGAAGTGTTGTCCACCGGGTCTCCTTCGTCGTGGTGATGTGAACACAGTACACACCAGATTCAGTTCACACGAACTAGTTTAGATATTCCTTAAAGACGATCATGTGTGTACGCTGGTGTGAACTAGAGAAGGGTGATCGCGGTGAACAGTGATGAACTGACAGCAGCGGAGATAGCCCGGATCGCCGACGTGGGCCGTGCCGCGGTGTCGAACTGGCGGAAGCGTCACGCCGACTTTCCGCAGCCGGTCGGCGGACCTGCGAACAGCCCGACCTTCGACCGTGAAGAGGTCGAGCAGTGGCTGATGGCGAACGGCCGGGCACCCGGTACCGCATCGGCCGCCGCGAGCGGCGATGTCCTTGGGCGTCTTGTCCGTTCGTTGGCACCCGAAGGTCACGAGATCCTCGATCCGGCGATCGGCGACGATCTGCCGCCGCAACCCCTCGGTAGCGCACAGGCGGTCGCCTGTATCGCCCCGACTGTGGCTCCACCGGCGGACGCCCCGGTGGGCGAGTTCGGGCAGCCGGGCCGACACGACGCCGCACTGGCCTGGGTGCAGGTCTGCCTGGCCTACACGGCAAAAGGCGGCACCGCCGTCGTGGCCGTGCCGTTCTCCGCGGCCGTACGCGCAACCGGCAGGCGCATCCGCGCCGAACTACTGCGCGCGGGTGCGCTTCGCGAGGTCGTCGGACTGCCGGAATTACCCGGCGGGCCCTGGCAGATCTGGGTACTGACCCGGCCCGCCGGGCGGCCTGTCTATCAGGTACGGCTGGTCGACCTGACCGACCTCACGCCTGCCGAACTACCGAGATCCGCGGTCGACTGGGATAGTATCCACGGCGACGGGGCACGCACCCGGACGATGCAGTCGATCGAGCTGCTCGACGGCGAGGTGCTCCTGGTGCCGTCCGGCTACGTCGTCGGGATGGCCGAGGACGTCCGTCCCCAACTCGAAGCCGCCCGAGCCGCGTATGCCGGTCTGGTGGGAGGCCTGGCAGCCGAGGCGCCCGACACGATCAATGTCACCGACACGCCGTCCTGGCCGCTCGTCAGCATTGTCGAGCTGGCCCGTACCGGAGAACTGACCGTCACCCGAGGGGCTGCGGAGCCGGGTGACGTTCTGGTACGGGCACTCTCCGGGGAGTTCGCGCCGTCGGTAGCCACCGAGTCCACAGGCGACACTCACGGTGCGACGATCCTGCGCTGCCGACCGGACGTGCTCGATCCGTACTTCCTGGCCGGGTTCCTCCGATCGGAGATCAACCGGCGTCAGGCGTCCGGCACGTCGGGCGGCACCTTCCGGCTCGATGTCAAACGCGCCCGCGTGCCACGCATGCCGCCGTCCGAACAACGCCGATATGGTGATGCGTTCCGCGAACTGATCGCGTTCGCCGCCGCCGCGGACGCGGTCGCACGCGCGGCGCGGGACGTGACGCGCACCGCCGTTCAAGGCCTGACCAACGGAACCTTCGCACCGCCCTCGCAAGGAAAGTGAGCACTTGACGTGGCAACCGCACATACGAATCTGCCCGGCTTCATCTGGTCGGTCGCCGATCTCCTTCGCGGCGACTACAAACAGTCGGAGTACGGCAAGGTCATCCTGCCGCTGACCGTGCTGCGCCGCCTCGAC
Coding sequences within it:
- a CDS encoding DUF4913 domain-containing protein → MTDPSAERPESESEPGAPLYADVEGWVAGYFAPMFLHRVVGNTRAKWCPRWWDHAEAIARLTLLWNTWEAARWEPAAKPGWWLDLDHHLPILLSPDGPFRTCRQHDDHRLGRHDPAGSPSTDPTPENWWNA
- a CDS encoding caspase family protein encodes the protein MTTRLPDRHRSSALLVGTAQFASDAVTDLPSVANNVAVLAEALTDPSTGIVDPDRCRQLINPRAQDEFGAALDEAVSTAGDTLIVYYAGHGLLTPRGALHLAVANTDPARVAYTAVPIEWIRLALADSPAKNRILILDCCFSGHAASAMTSVPSAVTAAIDISGTFTVTSSPATSTSIAPPGDRFTAFTGELLRVLRDGIPGAGDLLSMRDIYTALVRGLHTRGMPRPQHLGTGLSGHIALGPNPARESQKPAAAQKRAPSEPPTVRMEKDDAPEANHQALEKRFHDALVAGYRAMKRELNYNATIYIRMISTSGGLGAARQLIHATSVSSGFTTLWEKGRLDLTVEAFVLQEPWSVLFTDEELRIARDRLAEYGYHPN
- a CDS encoding effector-associated constant component EACC1, encoding MHATITLDDDRIQDLPSLYAWLQQDDEFRGRVTAVAGKLRPGDMGGATETLMVALGAGGAVTALISAVGGWLTARRTKLSIEINDGDRSRRVEIDSANAGAAAKLLREVFEATGDPS
- a CDS encoding DNA primase; amino-acid sequence: MSVPPPGRLIAAHEEAAGFYGRQLPGALPALRYLNSRDIIAATAHRAPWTLGYAPGGWTALRDHLHERGYTDAELLAAGLVTTARTGNVIDIFRERVMFPIRRTDDGAVIAFTGRDVSDWPGAPKYRNTVTTPIYRKRDHLYGLAELTARDLPPAAVFVVEGPADVVALARLGTSTGPCAAVAPCGTALTAEQVAALREAVPAGTPLVLALDADYAGRTATDRAYELLRDWPGPLEAVALPAATDPAELVVRGRDAAEHFLEHHRQPLADLLISQRLTRHRLDEVPGQIAALRHVAPLVADTAARDTAHASALCADLAERLRLDPLTVLEAVYPTPEEPPPQPAARQRETFAVGLTRLPDARLPGVEYAYHCPPDRSAAVRVHHDPSTGITAWVLTEGLTDAPADRVAAHLAADIAARTAPSIGARNAIELARTAVNARFSRPGIEQGDAMIAVLTSASATSTRRLTVAWAGKITAYGATTRSFTTLTGHPTADPTATVRSGSIRVNYIDRPYTQIAISGHGCVHLPAASIRELVEGRPPDLALEELQRAAPSANMVVVRIRATAPQVAAQGRNATTSRGPAPALPAVPHRRTADGHGLNPAATQHR
- a CDS encoding DUF6119 family protein gives rise to the protein MDNTSCMQLALPFVPRQQKPTTTDRAMDVHRTTVYRLDTPANRDGLLRALNMDYLAEKDFTVEDVSIAGVPALLVHGVVPRATAEWCDIVGGLTGVDVAIGYSTAGSAILLAVDDIVYGLAYGQIGRHLFQAGLVEPGFGIDFAIRSIDPGAVKALQRRVFDANGRVDHNSVLGGQSIRAFSVETWGEIVGQIKGALAGDAALSATRLSRRLPTITGGTSLQVPLSTDALGLLTDLREISRICATSSPAPELEFIAQVQPVKPGHRTARLDRMLDDLLGQDDPASIGLSLPSSQAEYAASANAFRIAVPGSRPVSIDDLELSDVLRTVRYRGDGKRLNALKTGMIGMEVDGLTEPVEAPAHRWLAAEIPDGAARMVYLEGQWYEIGERYLDFLRTEIDTILTAPSTVSLPVWDASITTEAAYNKAAAGQPGYLCLDQQFVKSGLHRRGQGIEACDLLGPNDELIHVKRADRSSLLSHLFAQGIVSAEALRQEPLARERFAARVHSVSAGKRAVPHDFAPAKVVYAIALKSGARVTSRTLFTFAQVAMYRAVRQLRAANIDVEVITIG
- a CDS encoding type IV secretory system conjugative DNA transfer family protein, which translates into the protein MSGFGPRPVTPRSTAGTMPLTPFVILGAFWAAIGLAWLAWAAGQLTAWITGRTAGPAFGQQFIVAVLHGSWDTAYPGVNRLAVAVLFAILVVGVLAPAVGGWLCWQARRGHADDPLPSLARAGEVAGLAPAGAETRARTLRHGLADRPLRPADIGLPLGTLQLPRGRRGPFLRASWEDGILAVMGPRAMKTTAIAVPQILDAPGAVLATSNRADVWATTHRRRARAGTVWLFDPQAITRTGQTWWWNPLAAIGTVEDAARMASHFIQPMRRDRGEDFWLLAAEDLLASLILAAAISDAGMNDVQTWLADATDDEPVGLLFGHGYPQTARALRGRQNGAAETRDGIYETARTAAKCLQDPRVMAWVNVPDLLLPQFDPDAFPVSTDTIFLLSKDGAGSSGPLVAALTDQIMRYAVRRAEGLGGRLDPPMLCMLDEAANICPLADLPQLYSHFGGRGIDLVTILQTYHQGATVWGERGMGTLWGAATIKLVGAGADDPRFAADMSTLIGEHDVATLSLTRDATGHTSRQISVRRQRILGPEDIRAIRRGTAILLATGTRPALLTLHPWFQGPHAAELTADTAAAIDAISDAADRERMQNLLAAAHPHLPASEMPEEDR